A single Chiroxiphia lanceolata isolate bChiLan1 chromosome 25, bChiLan1.pri, whole genome shotgun sequence DNA region contains:
- the TEAD3 gene encoding transcriptional enhancer factor TEF-5 isoform X1, giving the protein MPREKCKEGQQSPSLSFRRVNLGAKSPLFTWARTLPWGNAMNLDQVSKDKALQSMASMSSAQIVSASVLQNKLSPPPPLPQAVFSAAPRFWSGPIPGQPGPSQDIKPFAQPAYPIQPPMPPSLASYEPLAPLPPAASAVPVWQDRTIASAKLRLLEYSAFMEVPRDAETYSKHLFVHIGQTNPSYSDPLLEAVDIRQIYDKFPEKKGGLKELYERGPQNSFFLVKFWADLNSTIQDGPGTFYGVSSQYSSAENMTITVSTKVCSFGKQVVEKVETEYARLENGRFIYRIHRSPMCEYMINFIHKLKHLPEKYMMNSVLENFTILQVVTNRDTQETLLCIAFVFEVSTSEHGAQHHVYKLVKD; this is encoded by the exons ATGCCCAGAGAGAAGTGCAAGGAGGGGCAACAGagcccttccctttccttcaggAGGGTGAATTTGGGTGCCAAATCCCCTCTTTTCACCTGGGCAAGAACTCTGCCATGGGGAAAC GCCATGAACTTG GACCAGGTCTCGAAGGATAAAGCTCTGCAGAGCATGGCTTCCATGTCCTCTGCGCAGATCGTGTCAGCCAGCGTCCTGCAGAACAAGCTCAGCCCcccacctcctcttcctcaggcCGTCTTCTCTGCTGCCCCCAGG TTTTGGAGTGGGCCTATCCCAGGACAGCCTGGACCCTCTCAGGA CATTAAACCGTTTGCACAACCAGCTTACCCCATCCAGCCACCCATGCCTCCATCACTAGCCA GTTACGAGCCCTTGGCTCCGCTCCCGCCAGCTGCATCAGCCGTGCCTGTCTGGCAGGACCGCACCATCGCCTCCGCCAAGCTCCGGCTTCTGGAGTACTCCGCCTTCATGGAGGTGCCGCGGGATGCTGAAACG TACAGCAAACACCTCTTTGTGCACATTGGCCAGACGAACCCCTCATACAGCGACCCACTGCTGGAGGCCGTGGACATCCGCCAGATCTATGACAAGTTTCCTGAGAAGAAGGGTGGCCTTAAGGAACTCTATGAGCGTGGGCCCCAGAACTCCTTTTTTCTCGTCAAATTTTGG GCTGATCTGAACAGCACGATCCAGGATGGGCCAGGGACCTTCTACGGTGTCAGCAGCCAGTACAGCAGTGCAGAGAACATGACCATCACAGTATCCACCAAGGTGTGCTCTTTTGGGAAGCAGGTCGTGGAAAAAGTGGAG ACGGAGTATGCACGTCTGGAGAACGGACGGTTCATCTACCGCATCCACCGGTCTCCCATGTGCGAGTACATGATCAACTTCATCCACAAACTCAAGCACCTCCCAGAGAAGTACATGATGAACAGTGTCCTGGAGAATTTCACCATCCTGCAG GTTGTTACGAACAGGGATACCCAGGAAACCTTGCTCTGCATTGCCTTTGTTTTCGAGGTCTCCACCAGCGAGCACGGCGCCCAGCACCATGTGTACAAGTTGGTCAAGGACTAG
- the TEAD3 gene encoding transcriptional enhancer factor TEF-5 isoform X2: MNLDQVSKDKALQSMASMSSAQIVSASVLQNKLSPPPPLPQAVFSAAPRFWSGPIPGQPGPSQDIKPFAQPAYPIQPPMPPSLASYEPLAPLPPAASAVPVWQDRTIASAKLRLLEYSAFMEVPRDAETYSKHLFVHIGQTNPSYSDPLLEAVDIRQIYDKFPEKKGGLKELYERGPQNSFFLVKFWADLNSTIQDGPGTFYGVSSQYSSAENMTITVSTKVCSFGKQVVEKVETEYARLENGRFIYRIHRSPMCEYMINFIHKLKHLPEKYMMNSVLENFTILQVVTNRDTQETLLCIAFVFEVSTSEHGAQHHVYKLVKD; encoded by the exons ATGAACTTG GACCAGGTCTCGAAGGATAAAGCTCTGCAGAGCATGGCTTCCATGTCCTCTGCGCAGATCGTGTCAGCCAGCGTCCTGCAGAACAAGCTCAGCCCcccacctcctcttcctcaggcCGTCTTCTCTGCTGCCCCCAGG TTTTGGAGTGGGCCTATCCCAGGACAGCCTGGACCCTCTCAGGA CATTAAACCGTTTGCACAACCAGCTTACCCCATCCAGCCACCCATGCCTCCATCACTAGCCA GTTACGAGCCCTTGGCTCCGCTCCCGCCAGCTGCATCAGCCGTGCCTGTCTGGCAGGACCGCACCATCGCCTCCGCCAAGCTCCGGCTTCTGGAGTACTCCGCCTTCATGGAGGTGCCGCGGGATGCTGAAACG TACAGCAAACACCTCTTTGTGCACATTGGCCAGACGAACCCCTCATACAGCGACCCACTGCTGGAGGCCGTGGACATCCGCCAGATCTATGACAAGTTTCCTGAGAAGAAGGGTGGCCTTAAGGAACTCTATGAGCGTGGGCCCCAGAACTCCTTTTTTCTCGTCAAATTTTGG GCTGATCTGAACAGCACGATCCAGGATGGGCCAGGGACCTTCTACGGTGTCAGCAGCCAGTACAGCAGTGCAGAGAACATGACCATCACAGTATCCACCAAGGTGTGCTCTTTTGGGAAGCAGGTCGTGGAAAAAGTGGAG ACGGAGTATGCACGTCTGGAGAACGGACGGTTCATCTACCGCATCCACCGGTCTCCCATGTGCGAGTACATGATCAACTTCATCCACAAACTCAAGCACCTCCCAGAGAAGTACATGATGAACAGTGTCCTGGAGAATTTCACCATCCTGCAG GTTGTTACGAACAGGGATACCCAGGAAACCTTGCTCTGCATTGCCTTTGTTTTCGAGGTCTCCACCAGCGAGCACGGCGCCCAGCACCATGTGTACAAGTTGGTCAAGGACTAG
- the SMPD2 gene encoding sphingomyelin phosphodiesterase 2 isoform X1, whose product MEGDPALCLRVFDLNCWAIRYLSKRRQERIRLIGDMLHQEDFDLVLLQEVWSEQDYSDLKVKLGGCYPFSHYFRSGVIGSGLCVFSRFPILDTLLYQYSLNGYPYMLQHGDWFCGKSVGLVIIRISGIIFNIYVTHLHAEYCREKDAYLPHRLVQAWELAQFIRHTSKAADVVLLGGDLNMHPEDVGIRLLRGWTGLRDAFAEATHFEGCEDGCTLVPNNCFTDKSELLPFPLGIRIDYILYKAISSFMVKCEELKTTTGAAPGMDVPFSDHEAVMATLHIQRQGQAAGATLATAEPMLVDVVTEARTEVAVGLRAAQRQRYSSGRMALLALLLLLLQAVAALGALAGLDAGQPFPKLSFCLLAFLAIGILLLATGLHLFHTMEVKMLHSTEEQMRMVLRTLQECPSDG is encoded by the exons ATGGAGGGCGATCCCGCCCTGTGCCTTCGTGTCTTTGACCTCAACTGCTG GGCCATTCGCTACCTGAGCAAACGGCGGCAGGAGCGCATCCGGCTCATCGGGGACATGCTGCACCAGGAGGATTTTGATCTGGTGCTTCTTCAGGAG GTGTGGAGTGAACAGGACTACAGTGACTTGAAGGTGAAACTAGGAGGCTGTTACCCCTTCTCTCATTACTTCCGCAG tgGGGTGATCGGCAGCGGCCTCTGCGTCTTCTCCAGGTTCCCCATTCTGGACACGCTCCTCTACCAGTACTCGCTGAATGGGTACCCCTACATG CTCCAACATGGGGACTGGTTTTGCGGCAAATCCGTCGGCCTTGTCATCATTAGGATCTCAGGGATCATCTTCAACATCTATGTCACCCAC CTGCACGCCGAGTACTGCCGGGAGAAGGACGCCTACCTGCCCCACCGCCTGGTGCAGGCCTGGGAGCTGGCACAGTTCATCCG ACACACCTCCAAGGCGGCTgatgtggtgctgctgggaggggaccTGAACATGCACCCTGAAGATGTGGGCATCCGGCTGCTGCGTGGCTGGACGGGGCTGCGGGATGCCTTTGCCGAGGCCACACACTTTGAG GGCTGTGAGGATGGTTGTACCCTTGTCCCCAACAACTGCTTTACTGACAAATcagagctgctgcccttcccACTGGGCATCCGCATCGATTACATCCTCTACAAG GCCATCTCCAGCTTCATGGTAAAGTGTGAAGAGCTGAAGACCACCACAGGGGCAGCTCCGGGCATGGACGTCCCCTTCTCAGACCATGAAGCTGTGATGGCAACACTGCACATccagaggcagggacaggctgcGGGTGCCACCCTCGCCACTGCTG agccaatGCTGGTAGATGTGGTGACAGAGGCACGGACAGAGGTGGCCGTGGGGCTGCGGGCAGCACAGCGGCAACGCTACTCCTCGGGCAGGATGGCCttgctggccctgctgctgctgctgctgcaggccGTGGCTGCACTGGGTGCGCTGGCAGGGCTGGACGCCGGGCAGCCCTTCCCCAAGCTCTCCTTCTGCCTGCTGGCCTTCCTTGCCATCGGCATCCTCCTTCTTGCCACTGGTCTCCACCTGTTTCACACCATGGAGGTGAAGATGCTGCACAGCACCGAGGAGCAGATGCGGATGGTGCTGCGGACGCTGCAGGAATGTCCCAGTGACGGCTGA
- the SMPD2 gene encoding sphingomyelin phosphodiesterase 2 isoform X2 — protein sequence MEGDPALCLRVFDLNCWAIRYLSKRRQERIRLIGDMLHQEDFDLVLLQEVWSEQDYSDLKVKLGGCYPFSHYFRRFPILDTLLYQYSLNGYPYMLQHGDWFCGKSVGLVIIRISGIIFNIYVTHLHAEYCREKDAYLPHRLVQAWELAQFIRHTSKAADVVLLGGDLNMHPEDVGIRLLRGWTGLRDAFAEATHFEGCEDGCTLVPNNCFTDKSELLPFPLGIRIDYILYKAISSFMVKCEELKTTTGAAPGMDVPFSDHEAVMATLHIQRQGQAAGATLATAEPMLVDVVTEARTEVAVGLRAAQRQRYSSGRMALLALLLLLLQAVAALGALAGLDAGQPFPKLSFCLLAFLAIGILLLATGLHLFHTMEVKMLHSTEEQMRMVLRTLQECPSDG from the exons ATGGAGGGCGATCCCGCCCTGTGCCTTCGTGTCTTTGACCTCAACTGCTG GGCCATTCGCTACCTGAGCAAACGGCGGCAGGAGCGCATCCGGCTCATCGGGGACATGCTGCACCAGGAGGATTTTGATCTGGTGCTTCTTCAGGAG GTGTGGAGTGAACAGGACTACAGTGACTTGAAGGTGAAACTAGGAGGCTGTTACCCCTTCTCTCATTACTTCCGCAG GTTCCCCATTCTGGACACGCTCCTCTACCAGTACTCGCTGAATGGGTACCCCTACATG CTCCAACATGGGGACTGGTTTTGCGGCAAATCCGTCGGCCTTGTCATCATTAGGATCTCAGGGATCATCTTCAACATCTATGTCACCCAC CTGCACGCCGAGTACTGCCGGGAGAAGGACGCCTACCTGCCCCACCGCCTGGTGCAGGCCTGGGAGCTGGCACAGTTCATCCG ACACACCTCCAAGGCGGCTgatgtggtgctgctgggaggggaccTGAACATGCACCCTGAAGATGTGGGCATCCGGCTGCTGCGTGGCTGGACGGGGCTGCGGGATGCCTTTGCCGAGGCCACACACTTTGAG GGCTGTGAGGATGGTTGTACCCTTGTCCCCAACAACTGCTTTACTGACAAATcagagctgctgcccttcccACTGGGCATCCGCATCGATTACATCCTCTACAAG GCCATCTCCAGCTTCATGGTAAAGTGTGAAGAGCTGAAGACCACCACAGGGGCAGCTCCGGGCATGGACGTCCCCTTCTCAGACCATGAAGCTGTGATGGCAACACTGCACATccagaggcagggacaggctgcGGGTGCCACCCTCGCCACTGCTG agccaatGCTGGTAGATGTGGTGACAGAGGCACGGACAGAGGTGGCCGTGGGGCTGCGGGCAGCACAGCGGCAACGCTACTCCTCGGGCAGGATGGCCttgctggccctgctgctgctgctgctgcaggccGTGGCTGCACTGGGTGCGCTGGCAGGGCTGGACGCCGGGCAGCCCTTCCCCAAGCTCTCCTTCTGCCTGCTGGCCTTCCTTGCCATCGGCATCCTCCTTCTTGCCACTGGTCTCCACCTGTTTCACACCATGGAGGTGAAGATGCTGCACAGCACCGAGGAGCAGATGCGGATGGTGCTGCGGACGCTGCAGGAATGTCCCAGTGACGGCTGA